In a genomic window of Babylonia areolata isolate BAREFJ2019XMU chromosome 3, ASM4173473v1, whole genome shotgun sequence:
- the LOC143279812 gene encoding uncharacterized protein LOC143279812, which produces MEAGIAGTALKVEMAPDHSWCWTHYSHLSLSDFGRAECLPHWKIAQEFEAAGFYSAQAGLAGMGSLRQEHIVYFTRCSHYNINPSVWTIPRGFIFPYKIGLQLAEVGRTSVTFSGQIINKLDGHTLARGFVKLVFLDARTGQPALVPEWYSTKYANVAQPQNGPFLFTRVGPEPPATAFCYRVEVAASDTDLHGHTNQNSYIRFCCDAAQAAVTAKALPGFHTDIARYPLTEQATMYIDQSTTGDRLHVHLWQCPQRQSKIFFIVKRQDSGSHENSSAVLEAFLVFGTAQTQLMPAARI; this is translated from the exons ATGGAGGCAGGGATAGCGGGAACCGCACTGAAGGTGGAGATGGCACCTGATCACAGCTGGTGCTGGACTCATTActcacacctgtctctctccgaTTTCGGACGCGCAG AGTGTCTGCCTCACTGGAAGATTGCCCAAGAGTTTGAAGCAGCTGGCTTTTACTCAGCGCAGGCAGGGCTGGCCGGAATGGGTTCGCTCCGACAGGAACACATCGTCTATTTTACCCGGTGCTCTCACTACAACATCAACCCCTCTGTCTGGACTATTCCCAGGGGCTTTATCTTTCCTTACAAG ATTGGCCTGCAGCTCGCAGAGGTTGGCCGGACATCGGTGACCTTTTCTGGTCAAATCATCAACAAACTGGATGGCCACACACTGGCCAGGGGCTTTGTCAAACTGGTGTTCTTAGATGCGAGGACAGGCCAGCCGGCACTGGTCCCAGAGTGGTACTCCACCAAATACGCCAACGTCGCCCAGCCCCAGAATGGGCCTTTCCTTTTCACCAGGGTCGGTCCTGAG ccgCCAGCGACAGCATTCTGCTACAGGGTGGAGGTGGCAGCCAGTGACACAGACCTCCACGGCCACACCAACCAGAACAGCTACATTCGCTTCTGCTGCGATGCGGCCCAGGCTGCGGTCACGGCGAAGGCCCTGCCCGGATTCCACACAGACATCGCCAGATACCCTCTGACA GAACAGGCGACGATGTACATTGACCAGAGTACCACGGGAGACAGGCTGCACGTGCACCTGTGGCAGTGCCCGCAGCGTCAGAGCAAGATCTTCTTCATCGTCAAACGACAAGACTCCGGGAGTCACGAGAATTCTAGTGCCGTCCTTGAGGCTTTCCTGGTCTTCGGGACAGCGCAGACGCAGCTCATGCCAGCGGCACGGATTTGA
- the LOC143279810 gene encoding uncharacterized protein LOC143279810 → MATKNRPILNIRSVRGDDRESLQNRMHLTPEQPPDSSGEALSSSGCGPTSSAVDLPVEEMQRSSSRHVEDGDSSDSSRFSAPPSSLLGVRRRVEHREGQVHSSPAQQAQPALSVSIAESGLSSGTPQGSSVQAVSGDSPSVESALKVHDGTLLASASCDSDSSHEESDVEVMKEKCRMEWDLECHVSCEDSSCSPCNTSYESSIGSERNYSDHDLGQYRKGCASESGVDCVDLMYANHARLLEYVKKLPSQPKDSGICLCGEGMREPPITLRLDEGNWKYEKNKDYNVERIFRQSRKHGVFLCKDWQTSKQFVLKMVESTNNRLVGLEFLIKHCQDFLPKVLAVYKGKDTTCIFQEYIDGVVVSECTWRQEQLSQFARGLLLAVKYLHENEVAHCDLKMDNVLVRYRQRPESVVIIDFESAKSPEPCYHFVPGGHTVNYLPFWHRELHGLKEFHPKLMAADLWAVACLLLPFFSSTSTSTNKRAAIWTNDINKIQQSCTNFKNENHGNSFCGDCKGRFLLHLENEGEKMPDILLNRKQQCHSDDVMWQEMLRYLTTSSKDNRLKDASTALRFLDGTDC, encoded by the exons atggcaacaaaaaacaGACCTATCCTGAACATCCGGAGCGTTAGGGGTGATGACAGGGAGTCACTGCAGAATCGTATGCACTTGACACCAGAACAGCCCCCAGACAGTAGTGGTGAGGCACTGTCCTCCTCGGGCTGTGGTCCCACGTCTTCAGCAGTGGACCTTCCAGTAGAGGAGATGCAGCGCTCCTCCTCACGACATGTGGAAGACGGGGACAGTTCTGACTCTTCACGCTTCTCTGCACCACCCTCCAGCCTgttaggggtgaggaggagagtaGAACACAGAGAAGGTCAAGTCCACAGCTCTCCAGCACAGCAGGCGCAGCCGGCACTGTCTGTTAGCATTGCAGAATCTGGCTTGTCATCAGGAACGCCCCAAGGCAGTAGTGTTCAAGCTGTGTCGGGCGACTCACCTTCAGTGGAATCTGCCTTGAAGGTCCATGATGGAACCTTGTTGGCCTCAGCGAGCTGTGACTCTGACAGTTCCCATGAGGAATCTGACGTGGAAGTGATGAAAGAGAAATGTCGCATGGAATGGGATTTAGAATGCCATGTCAGCTGTGAGGACTCGTCCTGCTCCCCATGTAATACATCTTACGAGAGCTCAATTGGCTCAGAAAGAAACTATTCTGACCATGATCTTGGACAATACCGAAAGGGCTGTGCGTCTGAAAGCGGGGTTGACTGTGTAGATCTGATGTACGCGAATCACGCTAGGCTACTGGAGTACGTGAAGAAGCTTCCTAGCCAGCCAAAGGATTCCGGCATCTGTTTGTGCGGG GAGGGAATGCGGGAACCCCCAATAACCCTAAGACTGGACGAAGGAAACTGGAAGTACGAGAAGAACAAAGATTACAATGTGGAGAGAATTTTCCGTCAGTccagaaaacatggtgtcttcCTCTGCAAAGACTGGCAAACGTCAAAACAGTTTGTATTAAAAATG GTTGAGTCCACCAATAACAGACTGGTTGGCCTTGAGTTCCTGATCAAACATTGCCAGGACTTCCTGCCCAAGGTCCTTGCTGTGTACAAGGGAAAAGACACCACCTGCATCTTCCAAGAATACATTGACG GTGTAGTGGTGAGTGAGTGCACCTGGAGGCAGGAACAGCTGTCCCAGTTTGCCAGGGGGTTACTGTTGGCCGTAAAATACCTCCATGAGAACGAAGTGGCGCACTGTGACCTCAAAAT GGATAATGTGTTGGTACGGTATCGTCAACGGCCAGAGTCAGTGGTTATCATTGACTTTGAGTCCGCCAAGAGCCCAGAGCCTTGCTATCACTTCGTTCCTGGAG GCCACACTGTCAATTACCTCCCGTTCTGGCATCGCGAGCTCCATGGTCTGAAGGAATTCCACCCAAAGCTGATGGCGGCTGACCTGTGGGCTGTCGCctgcctccttctccccttcttctcctccacctctacctCCACTAACAAGCGTGCGGCCATCTGGACCAATGACatcaacaaaatacaacagaGTTGCACCAACTTCAAAAATGAAAACCATGGCAACAGCTTCTGTGGAGATTGCAAAGGGCGGTTTCTGttgcat ctggaaaatgagggagagaagaTGCCGGATATCCTCCTGAACAGGAAGCAGCAGTGTCATAGTGATGACGTGATGTGGCAGGAGATGTTGAGGTACCTGACCACCTCTTCTAAAGACAACCGCCTCAAGGACGCGTCCACTGCTCTCCGTTTCCTGGATGGAACAG ATTGCTGA